In Styela clava chromosome 10, kaStyClav1.hap1.2, whole genome shotgun sequence, the sequence aaaggcTAAGTTAGAGTGAAATGGTCGTACTATTAATTGAAACTTTAAACCAAGATATCGTGTATAGTAGGTCGGGGGAAGTCGGATATCAAACGCATATATAAGCAAAAAGCTTTACAGCTTGGATCATCTGCCCCCTACAACGTGCTGTCGGACGTTGCAATCAATCATATTGCTATCGTAAATCTACCATTCTGTCGACAGAAATAATGCACATAAAATACCCACATGCTTACGCTTTTACTATATGTCTACAATTTCAGTTTACTGTCAAACATTTAAAGCATTAAAGTCCATGGAGAACTTATTGCCATCAGTAAGCCATTATGAGGACGAGGCTCGAAGAAAGTTATCGCAACATGATTTTGGCTATTTTGCCTTTGCTGCAGGAGCAAGAGAAACCATGAAAGAAAACTGTGAAGCATTTAAAAGGAAAAATAATCATTGTTTAGctcagcggttcccaaatggtgtacgcgaaaattaacagaattgtgtaaaacataactaaaatatgattaaatatattttacatattgtattcatcgtaaatgttttattgtttcttattgtAAATGTTGTGTAGTAGATGAATCAATGACTTGATGTTACTTTTCTATGCCGTTTACTTCCTGTTACGTAGTGTCtgtctctattgttacgtaacaatataaTAGACACTACATGCTGCAGTTTATTcatctgctgaaccgagtttagcgaacataagtgcatttttcagcatttcaaagtaaaatatggcagagatgaggaagaagagttgaccttttgcttTATTCCTcgggcctacatgtttacaaacttaaaaaaacataaagtacacattaacgatcacgcATTACATTTTATTTGAAAGGAGCATTTTATTTCGTGTAATTGCGCCGTGAGTCTTTTCCCTGGTAATTTGGGCCGCACGAACGAAacgtttgggaaccgctggtttaGTTCTTACAACTCATTGgacggtaactaattttgtgcGATATCTTGAATACGCCAAGTGAAGTCGAAATATCTGATTTAAGATATCACAAAAACTTTGCACATTTTATAGTTTTTGAATCGAAATTTAAAGCAAACTtcataaattcacaaaaataatatttatttctcgTTTCAATCGTTATTTAGAGTTACTTCAATACTGTTGGTTTGGGGTTGCAATGCTTAGCATTGCAAAATTATCGgaaaaatggataaaaaatatttgaattttaaaattatacacaGATGGCGATTTCGACCCAAGAATTTACAGAACGTTAGCAGAGTTGATTGTGCGACAAAAGTGATTGGTTCAAAAATCCCTTTTCCAATATGTATTGCACCAACGGCATTTCATCGTCTGTGTACGCAAGAAGGTGAATTTTGTACTGCAAAAGGTAAAGTGACTGCAGCAtatattttgttcaatattaTATATCGCAAACATTAACTTGCTAGTTTCATACTTGTGCAATGATTTTTATTCAGCGGCCGAATCACTTGGCGTAGGAATGGCAGTAAGTTTATGGAGTAACAAAACAATGGAAGAAATTGCATCTGATGTGCCAAACTGCATAAAATGGTGCCACGTTCAATTATCCAAGGTTGGTGTGGGAGTATCAATTATTCAACTTATTCATAGTAATAAATATTCGTGCTTACATTTAGTAGTCTGTAAACATAAAACATACACTCTGATTAAAGTACTCccgttattttagttctattaggagttcggAAACTGCCTATGTGagccccctgcccataggtttaagTCCCttcatacaacttgatgtaaaatatgcGAACAAAAATAGTCATCttcatattagtacacacacttctggagcgctctgATTAATTCAAGCAACAATTTAACGATGACTAAGAAAGCATCAAATTCTCTAAAATGAAATACTCGGTTATTCAAAATCAGTTCATTCATTTCGAACATATAAAGTTTGACATAATACTGGATATAGAAAGCGTTTTGAAAAGCGACTCTACGCTCGTCATCAAACCACGACATTCCGAATTCATAATTGAAAACCTCCTTAACTTAGAAAAGAATGACACATGTAATAAATGTTTTCCGACACATGTATTTGAGGTCTCTATTTAGTCTAGATTCGCTAACACTTTGCCTTATTAACATACAAATATTTCATAGAATCGTAATTTAACAAAACATTTTGTAAGAAGAGCTGAGCAAAACGGATTCAAAGGATTTATTGTAACTATCGATGAACCGGTTTTTAGAAATCGTACTCACAGATACGAAGACGGAAGCCCATTTACCTTTAACACATCTATTGTGTAAGTATTATGTATACAGAATACAGGTATTTAGACTTAGGTGAAAATCAATCCGGATCATTAAACTACTTTAATTTTTAACCTTTTTTGATTCGATTTAATTCTGGTCTTTGTAGAAGCAGAAATATTGCACAATCAATCAAATTTGTGGAACCCGATAAACCGCATTTTGCTTCTTTCCAATCCTGGATGGATGGGAGTGTTGAATGGGACAGTATTGATTGGTTGAAAGATATTACCATTTTACCTGTTGTGGTTAAAGGAATTCTGACAGGTAGGCTGCGGTTGTAATTTTAAACTACCTTATTAAGTTATTTTACGTTCTAAGCTTTGTATTGCAAATACGAAGACCATAATTG encodes:
- the LOC120337530 gene encoding 2-Hydroxyacid oxidase 1-like isoform X3, with product MSTISVYCQTFKALKSMENLLPSVSHYEDEARRKLSQHDFGYFAFAAGARETMKENCEAFKRWRFRPKNLQNVSRVDCATKVIGSKIPFPICIAPTAFHRLCTQEGEFCTAKAAESLGVGMAVSLWSNKTMEEIASDVPNCIKWCHVQLSKNRNLTKHFVRRAEQNGFKGFIVTIDEPVFRNRTHRYEDGSPFTFNTSIVSRNIAQSIKFVEPDKPHFASFQSWMDGSVEWDSIDWLKDITILPVVVKGILTAEMALKAVDHKVDGIIVSNHGGRILDSTFATGEEGVRNVLEILRNEFIHTMRLLGVSTIEELQTTPDIVVHETRYFSKL
- the LOC120337530 gene encoding 2-Hydroxyacid oxidase 1-like isoform X2, with amino-acid sequence MENLLPSVSHYEDEARRKLSQHDFGYFAFAAGARETMKENCEAFKRWRFRPKNLQNVSRVDCATKVIGSKIPFPICIAPTAFHRLCTQEGEFCTAKAAESLGVGMAVSLWSNKTMEEIASDVPNCIKWCHVQLSKNRNLTKHFVRRAEQNGFKGFIVTIDEPVFRNRTHRYEDGSPFTFNTSIVSRNIAQSIKFVEPDKPHFASFQSWMDGSVEWDSIDWLKDITILPVVVKGILTAEMALKAVDHKVDGIIVSNHGGRILDSTFATIDVLPEVVKAVNCRVDVYFDGGIRKGTDVAKAIALGAKAVFVGRPILWGLACKGEEGVRNVLEILRNEFIHTMRLLGVSTIEELQTTPDIVVHETRYFSKL
- the LOC120337530 gene encoding 2-Hydroxyacid oxidase 1-like isoform X1, whose amino-acid sequence is MSTISVYCQTFKALKSMENLLPSVSHYEDEARRKLSQHDFGYFAFAAGARETMKENCEAFKRWRFRPKNLQNVSRVDCATKVIGSKIPFPICIAPTAFHRLCTQEGEFCTAKAAESLGVGMAVSLWSNKTMEEIASDVPNCIKWCHVQLSKNRNLTKHFVRRAEQNGFKGFIVTIDEPVFRNRTHRYEDGSPFTFNTSIVSRNIAQSIKFVEPDKPHFASFQSWMDGSVEWDSIDWLKDITILPVVVKGILTAEMALKAVDHKVDGIIVSNHGGRILDSTFATIDVLPEVVKAVNCRVDVYFDGGIRKGTDVAKAIALGAKAVFVGRPILWGLACKGEEGVRNVLEILRNEFIHTMRLLGVSTIEELQTTPDIVVHETRYFSKL